The following nucleotide sequence is from Mesobacillus jeotgali.
CAGGAATAGTTTGACCTGCAAAGATTGTGAAACCGACGCCAAAAGACAAAATGGCACAGGAAATCCAGAAGATGGTGGACCTTAGTTTATTTTGGAGGATGGCTCCCATTAATATTACTCCTTCTGGAATATGATGAAGCACTACGGCTATCGTTAAATAAAAATTGTCGACTTCTTCATTTAAGAAGCTTAAACCAAGTGCAAACCCTGTGGGTATACTATGGGTATACAGCGCCAAAAATAAAAGGATGAAGGCTGACCACCCCGTCTGGGCTTTGTGATTGAATTGGCGAAAAAAACGGTCAATTGTCAAGATGAGCAAAACACCTGAAGAAATCCCTATAAAAACCCCTAATGGATCTAATCGAACCAGCGCTTCTGGAAT
It contains:
- a CDS encoding ZIP family metal transporter, with the translated sequence MTFFINKKWNMNHQSIHLFCGGLLLGLITFDLIPEALVRLDPLGVFIGISSGVLLILTIDRFFRQFNHKAQTGWSAFILLFLALYTHSIPTGFALGLSFLNEEVDNFYLTIAVVLHHIPEGVILMGAILQNKLRSTIFWISCAILSFGVGFTIFAGQTIPVVPLKFYTLVIGAAIGTISYIALYEIFWKSIGTVSISRLLFILAIALGSIKLMIMVISIW